The proteins below come from a single Mus musculus strain C57BL/6J chromosome 5, GRCm38.p6 C57BL/6J genomic window:
- the Rasl11a gene encoding ras-like protein family member 11A, which produces MRPLTMSGHFLLAPIPESSSDYLLPKDIKLAVLGAGCVGKSAMIVRFLTKRFIGDYEPNTGKLYSRLVYVEGDQLSLQIQDTPGGIQAQDSLSQMVDSLTKSVHWAEGFLLVYSITDYESYQSIRPLYQHIRKVHPDGKAPIFIVGNKGDLLHARQVQTHEGLQLANELGSLFLEISTSENYEDVCDVFQHLCKEVIKVHRLGGERRRASVIPRPRSPNMQDLKRRFRQALSSKAKASSALG; this is translated from the exons ATGCGGCCGCTCACCATGTCTGGGCACTTTCTGCTGGCCCCCATCCCGGAGTCCTCCTCTGACTACCTCCTGCCCAAGGACATCAAGCTGGCCGTGCTGGGAGCGGGTTGTGTGGGCAAGAGCG CAATGATTGTGCGCTTCTTGACCAAGAGATTCATCGGCGACTACGAACCCAACACAG GCAAACTGTATTCGAGACTCGTCTATGTGGAGGGGGACCAGCTATCCCTACAGATCCAGGACACTCCGGGAGGCATTCAG GCCCAAGACAGCCTCAGTCAAATGGTGGATTCTCTGACCAAAAGTGTGCACTGGGCAGAGGGCTTTCTGCTGGTTTATTCCATAACAGACTATGAGAGCTACCAATCCATCCGGCCCCTTTACCAGCACATCCGGAAGGTCCACCCTGATGGAAAAGCCCCCATCTTCATCGTGGGAAACAAAGGAGACCTTTTGCATGCCCGGCAGGTGCAGACACACGAAGGCCTTCAGCTAGCTAATGAGCTGGGCAGTCTCTTCCTTGAAATTTCTACTAGTGAGAACTACGAAGACGTCTGTGATGTGTTCCAACATCTCTGCAAAGAAGTGATCAAGGTGCACAGACTCGGTGGGGAACGGAGGAGGGCATCCGTCATTCCCCGGCCTCGATCCCCCAACATGCAGGACCTGAAGAGGCGCTTCAGGCAGGCCCTGTCCTCCAAAGCGAAAGCGTCCTCCGCCCTGGGGTGA